The proteins below come from a single Natrinema sp. SYSU A 869 genomic window:
- a CDS encoding O-acetylhomoserine aminocarboxypropyltransferase/cysteine synthase family protein: MSDDASDEADAERGEHGLGTRSVHAGQSPDPETGAMAPPIYQTTSYVFEDADTAADRYALEDDGYIYSRIANPTVSTLEDRLADLEGGAGAVATGSGMAALDSAVLILAEAGDNVVCSTDTYGGTTAYFSKTATRRDIEPKFVPTLEYDAYEDAIDEDTAFVHVETIGNPSLVTPDFERIAEIAHDNGVPLVVDNTFATPALCRPLEHGADVVWESTTKWLHGSGTTVGGVLVDGGSFPWGEHGYDEIAGPNHAYHDVDFSRDFPEAPFAAAARFRSLRSLGNQQSPFDAWQTLQGLESMPLRVEKHCENAAIVAEYLADHDDVAWVTHPGLEDHPTHDNATRYLEDYGGMVAFGLEEGFEAGKAFCENVEVAQFLANIGDAKTLVIHPASTTHGQLSPEEREEAGVTDDLIRMSVGIEDPEDILADLEQAIAAATRACRGAGETP; this comes from the coding sequence ATGAGCGACGACGCCAGCGACGAGGCCGACGCCGAGCGTGGCGAGCACGGACTTGGCACGCGCAGCGTCCACGCAGGCCAGTCTCCGGATCCGGAGACCGGCGCAATGGCACCGCCGATCTATCAGACGACCTCCTACGTCTTCGAGGACGCCGACACCGCCGCCGACCGCTACGCCCTCGAGGACGACGGCTACATCTACTCTCGCATCGCGAACCCGACCGTCAGCACGCTCGAGGATCGCCTCGCCGACCTCGAGGGCGGCGCGGGCGCGGTCGCAACGGGCAGTGGCATGGCCGCACTGGACTCCGCAGTCCTGATCCTCGCTGAAGCGGGGGACAACGTGGTCTGCTCGACCGACACCTACGGCGGGACGACCGCCTACTTCTCGAAGACGGCGACCCGCAGGGACATCGAACCGAAATTTGTCCCCACCCTCGAGTACGACGCCTACGAGGACGCCATCGACGAGGACACCGCATTCGTCCACGTCGAGACCATCGGCAATCCATCGCTGGTGACGCCCGACTTCGAGCGGATTGCCGAGATCGCCCACGACAACGGCGTTCCTCTCGTGGTGGACAACACCTTCGCGACGCCGGCGCTGTGCCGGCCGCTCGAGCACGGGGCCGACGTCGTCTGGGAGTCGACAACGAAGTGGCTCCACGGCTCCGGGACGACCGTCGGCGGGGTCCTCGTCGACGGCGGATCCTTCCCGTGGGGCGAGCACGGCTACGACGAGATCGCGGGCCCGAATCACGCCTACCATGACGTCGACTTCTCGCGGGACTTCCCCGAAGCACCCTTCGCGGCCGCGGCCAGATTCCGGTCGCTGCGCAGTCTGGGCAACCAGCAGTCCCCCTTCGACGCCTGGCAGACGCTACAGGGACTCGAGTCGATGCCCCTGCGTGTCGAAAAGCACTGCGAGAACGCCGCCATCGTCGCGGAGTATCTGGCGGACCACGACGATGTCGCCTGGGTCACACACCCGGGGCTCGAGGACCACCCCACTCACGACAACGCAACGCGGTATCTCGAGGACTACGGCGGGATGGTCGCGTTCGGACTTGAGGAAGGATTCGAAGCCGGCAAGGCCTTCTGTGAGAACGTCGAGGTCGCCCAGTTCCTGGCGAACATCGGCGACGCGAAGACGCTCGTCATTCATCCGGCGAGCACGACGCACGGCCAGCTCTCGCCCGAAGAGCGCGAGGAAGCGGGCGTGACGGATGATCTGATCCGGATGTCGGTCGGGATCGAGGATCCCGAAGATATTCTGGCGGACCTCGAGCAAGCGATCGCGGCGGCGACACGAGCCTGTCGAGGGGCTG
- a CDS encoding DsrE family protein, producing MQTVFHLIADDPAQRETALTIAENLTKDDSVEIDDVAIVAQAEGIEPLTAGGDGSDMVESLLETGIAVKACGNTLDLKDLAESDLVDGVETVPSGGGELTRLQSEGYAYIRP from the coding sequence GTGCAGACAGTCTTCCACCTCATCGCCGACGACCCAGCACAGCGAGAGACCGCGCTCACTATCGCCGAGAACCTCACGAAGGACGACTCCGTCGAGATCGACGACGTCGCTATCGTCGCGCAGGCCGAGGGCATCGAGCCGCTGACGGCCGGCGGCGACGGCAGCGATATGGTCGAGTCACTGCTCGAGACGGGTATCGCGGTCAAGGCCTGCGGAAACACGCTCGACCTGAAGGACCTCGCGGAATCCGATCTCGTCGACGGCGTCGAGACCGTCCCCTCAGGCGGCGGCGAACTCACTCGCCTGCAGAGTGAGGGATACGCCTACATTCGACCGTAG